In one Lolium rigidum isolate FL_2022 chromosome 3, APGP_CSIRO_Lrig_0.1, whole genome shotgun sequence genomic region, the following are encoded:
- the LOC124694883 gene encoding short-chain dehydrogenase TIC 32 B, chloroplastic-like, whose protein sequence is MLQAARYLLGSPGASGFGSKSTADEVTSACPDLSSLTAIITGATSGIGAETARVLAKRGARVVIPARNVKAAEDMRARILGEFPGADVLVLHLDLSSLASVRAFADRFLALGLPLHLLINNAGKFSHGQLALSEDGVEMTFATNYLGHFLLTKLLLGRMAETAAATGVQGRIVNVSSSVHSWFSGDWADYLSQVTRRKIAYDATQAYAVSKLANVLHTKELAVQLREMGADITVNCVHPGIVRTRLNRDREGIVTDLVFVLLSKLLKTIPQAAATTCYAAAHPRLAGVSGRYFADCNEAQPSPAATSRREAARLWQASEAMISGGITQQGGGIPVLQPDRNI, encoded by the exons ATGCTGCAGGCGGCCAGGTACCTTCTTGGCTCCCCGGGCGCGAGCGGGTTCGGCTCCAAGAGCACCGCCGACGAGGTGACCTCCGCGTGCCCGGACCTCAGCTCCCTCACCGCGATCATCACCGGCGCGACGTCGGGGATCGGGGCAGAGACGGCCCGCGTGCTGGCGAAGCGCGGGGCTCGGGTGGTCATCCCGGCGCGGAACGTCAAGGCCGCCGAGGACATGCGCGCGCGCATCCTCGGCGAGTTCCCCGGCGCCGACGTCCTCGTGCTCCATCTCGACCTCAGCTCCCTCGCCTCCGTGCGCGCCTTCGCCGACCGGTTCCTCGCGCTCGGCCTGCCCCTCCACCTCCTCAT AAACAACGCGGGCAAGTTCTCGCACGGGCAACTGGCGCTGTCGGAGGACGGCGTGGAGATGACCTTCGCCACCAACTACCTGGGCCACTTCCTGCTCACCAAGCTGCTGCTGGGGAGGATGGCGGAGACAGCGGCGGCGACGGGCGTGCAGGGGCGCATCGTCAACGTCTCCTCCAGCGTCCACAGCTGGTTCTCCGGCGACTGGGCGGACTACCTCAGCCAAGTCACCCGCCGCAAGAT AGCCTACGACGCGACGCAGGCGTACGCGGTGTCGAAGCTCGCCAACGTGCTGCACACCAAGGAGCTCGCCGTCCAGCTCCGGGAGATGGGCGCCGACATCACCGTGAACTGCGTCCACCCCGGCATCGTCAGGACTAGACTCAACCGCGACCGGGAGGGCATCGTCACAGATCTGGTGTTCGTGCTGCTGTCCAAGCTGCTCAAGACAATCCCACAG GCTGCGGCGACCACCTGCTACGCGGCGGCGCACCCGAGGCTGGCCGGAGTCTCGGGCCGCTACTTCGCCGACTGCAACGAGGCGCAGCCGTCGCCGGCAGCTACCAGCCGACGAGAGGCCGCGCGCCTCTGGCAGGCGTCGGAGGCCATGATCTCCGGCGGCATAACCCAGCAAGGCGGTGGTATTCCCGTGCTACAGCCAGACAGGAACATCTGA